A genome region from Microbacterium sp. CGR2 includes the following:
- a CDS encoding holo-ACP synthase, with amino-acid sequence MIIGTGIDLVDIPRFERTMERTPRLRERLFAPSERALRLASLAARYAAKEALIKALGGSDGVHWTEIEIASEASGRPHFVLSGSTAAVVEQRGILTLHLTLTHDAGLAAAFVVAEGAPL; translated from the coding sequence GTGATCATCGGGACCGGCATCGACCTCGTGGACATCCCGCGGTTCGAACGGACCATGGAGCGGACGCCACGCTTGCGCGAGCGACTCTTCGCCCCATCCGAGCGTGCGCTGCGCCTGGCTTCCCTTGCCGCGAGGTACGCCGCGAAAGAGGCTCTCATCAAGGCGCTCGGCGGGTCGGACGGCGTGCACTGGACAGAGATCGAGATCGCTTCGGAAGCATCCGGTCGACCGCACTTCGTGCTTTCCGGCTCGACGGCTGCGGTCGTCGAGCAGCGCGGCATCCTCACGCTGCACCTGACCCTCACCCATGACGCAGGCCTGGCCGCCGCGTTCGTCGTCGCCGAGGGAGCACCGCTGTGA